In Sporosarcina psychrophila, a genomic segment contains:
- a CDS encoding pyridoxal phosphate-dependent aminotransferase, with product MQLPEHGANPQNLYATLGIEQPIRLLDFSENVNPAGPPDSITKMWPSLRDLLTAYPNPEGEPFLSAAADYHGISTDYLFAGNGAAELLALLAERYRAKRAIVVHPTFSEYEATLLAKDVEIVRVIASESDGFKLPLEAILEAMTSASVLYLCTPNNPTGIMPERTDLNVIIRHGAEVGCEVVLDEAFIDFVDESLSFIAELKNNPHVIVVRSMTKMYAIPGIRLGYIAANPSIIRGIKALAPHWNVNGLAAQIGAVCLQEEQYREQAIQYSNREREKMIRFLTDNACNVTNSVTNFISFTLSSGRDSNKLYKDMLTRGIVLRHSQNFRGMDGRWLRIGMKNDASMNILKEELLQWFAEN from the coding sequence ATGCAGTTGCCTGAACATGGCGCAAATCCGCAAAACCTTTACGCAACACTGGGCATTGAACAGCCAATACGGTTATTGGATTTCAGTGAAAATGTCAATCCTGCGGGGCCTCCTGATTCAATTACCAAGATGTGGCCAAGTTTACGAGATTTGCTTACGGCTTATCCAAATCCAGAAGGGGAGCCGTTTCTGTCAGCGGCGGCTGATTACCATGGCATTTCGACCGATTATTTATTCGCGGGGAACGGGGCGGCAGAACTGCTGGCACTTTTGGCAGAGCGTTATCGCGCAAAGCGAGCGATTGTCGTGCACCCGACATTTTCCGAATACGAAGCGACTCTCTTGGCGAAGGATGTGGAGATTGTTCGCGTTATTGCATCGGAAAGTGACGGCTTTAAATTGCCGCTGGAAGCTATCCTTGAGGCCATGACTTCAGCATCAGTTCTGTACCTTTGCACACCAAATAATCCAACTGGAATCATGCCTGAACGCACGGATTTGAACGTAATTATTAGGCATGGTGCTGAAGTAGGTTGTGAAGTCGTATTAGACGAGGCTTTTATCGATTTTGTTGATGAATCACTGTCTTTCATTGCAGAATTAAAAAATAATCCGCACGTCATCGTCGTTCGCTCTATGACGAAAATGTACGCCATTCCGGGAATACGACTCGGGTATATCGCGGCAAATCCGTCGATAATTAGGGGGATAAAAGCACTCGCGCCGCATTGGAATGTGAATGGTTTAGCTGCTCAAATCGGGGCGGTGTGCTTACAGGAAGAGCAATACCGCGAACAGGCAATTCAGTATAGTAATCGTGAACGGGAAAAAATGATACGGTTTTTAACAGACAATGCGTGCAACGTTACGAATTCAGTGACGAATTTTATTTCATTCACACTTAGTTCTGGCCGTGATTCGAATAAGTTGTATAAAGATATGCTCACACGTGGAATCGTCCTCCGCCATTCACAAAATTTCCGCGGCATGGATGGCAGATGGTTGCGGATTGGCATGAAAAACGATGCGTCCATGAACATCCTGAAGGAGGAGCTGTTGCAATGGTTCGCGGAAAACTGA
- the cbiB gene encoding adenosylcobinamide-phosphate synthase CbiB, translating to MPAHFIAIAIGFLLDRIIGDPPKWPHPVRLIGTFIAKLTSVMNKGRFRTLKGASTLFITVGIVLGIVFALVGFAYQFNIYVGIGVESILIAVGLAQKSLRDAALDVYRPLAAQDLPAARTKLSWIVGRDTDKLKESGIVRGTVETVSENIADGITSPLFWAFLLGAPGLWMYKAVNTLDSMIGYKDERYEKFGKFSARADDILNFIPARVTGFLIILYAPNKSQLSFWKRFAGWSKDARKHPSPNSGFLEAATAWQLGVTLGGTSTYRGIVSKRPELGPGNTPLTAIHIKQTITQMHIIVFIFWLVMTVIGVALYAVA from the coding sequence ATTCCTGCACATTTTATCGCCATCGCAATTGGTTTTCTGCTCGACAGAATCATTGGGGATCCACCGAAATGGCCGCATCCAGTCCGCTTAATTGGGACGTTCATTGCCAAATTGACTAGTGTTATGAATAAAGGTCGGTTCCGCACATTAAAAGGGGCGTCTACACTCTTCATCACAGTCGGGATTGTGTTAGGTATCGTTTTTGCTTTAGTAGGTTTTGCCTATCAATTCAATATCTATGTAGGTATTGGTGTGGAATCAATTCTGATCGCCGTCGGGCTGGCACAAAAAAGTTTGCGTGACGCTGCACTTGACGTTTACCGTCCGCTTGCTGCACAGGATTTACCTGCAGCACGAACGAAGTTGTCATGGATTGTCGGTCGCGATACCGATAAACTAAAAGAAAGTGGCATCGTACGTGGAACAGTTGAAACTGTGTCAGAAAATATTGCGGACGGCATTACATCGCCATTATTTTGGGCATTCCTTCTGGGAGCACCCGGTCTTTGGATGTACAAAGCAGTGAATACACTAGATTCGATGATTGGTTATAAAGACGAACGATATGAGAAGTTCGGTAAATTTTCTGCACGCGCGGACGACATTTTGAATTTCATACCAGCACGTGTGACGGGTTTTCTAATCATTTTATATGCGCCGAATAAAAGTCAGTTGTCCTTTTGGAAACGCTTTGCTGGCTGGAGTAAAGACGCAAGGAAACATCCAAGTCCAAACAGCGGATTTTTGGAGGCAGCGACGGCTTGGCAACTTGGCGTTACGCTTGGCGGAACAAGTACATACCGCGGAATCGTATCGAAGCGACCTGAGCTTGGACCAGGCAACACCCCGCTAACCGCAATACATATTAAACAAACCATTACACAGATGCATATCATAGTGTTTATTTTCTGGCTAGTAATGACGGTGATTGGAGTGGCTTTATATGCAGTTGCCTGA
- a CDS encoding adenosylcobinamide amidohydrolase, whose translation MLKVENISGGYGKESIVKAVTFNVNKGEVLGIIGPNGSGKSTLLKIISGILPKETGSVTIDGQDASTYSQKEFAKKVAVLPQLHAHAFSHTVRETVELGRYPHQSGLFSSWSDEDERAVTDAITSMSITRYAENSIELLSGGEQQRVFVAQALAQEAPILLLDEPTNHLDIAHQQQLLDTIRQQAIDKGLTVISVFHDINLASLYCDRLLLMDKGRIARIGVPQDVVMEEAIESVYGARIKTQPHPELPKPQITLLPDTKEEIKPFAVVKEDFSIASDFVALRTKYPLKTISSAVHNAGTGWYRSFVNRHVDADYNVDDVKAENTSYLEQQGFHLTDTVGMMTAVMTEHAEVEEYTGDFGTILIAVTAGVGNAVDVSQALTRDQKPRVGTINTWVIVNGQLPDEAFIQAMITATEAKTKALQMESITDPLTGTIATGTSTDSLLVAATQQGEFLPYAGPITPLGKLIGHGVYDCTVRAIRAYKKAKGWTT comes from the coding sequence ATGTTAAAAGTCGAAAATATTTCCGGTGGTTATGGCAAAGAATCCATCGTGAAAGCAGTGACATTCAATGTCAATAAAGGCGAAGTACTCGGCATAATTGGACCCAATGGCAGTGGTAAATCCACACTTTTGAAAATTATTTCAGGCATTCTCCCGAAGGAAACGGGTTCCGTCACAATTGACGGGCAAGACGCTTCTACTTATTCACAAAAAGAATTTGCCAAAAAAGTAGCCGTCTTGCCACAACTCCATGCACATGCATTTTCCCACACTGTTCGAGAAACGGTTGAACTCGGTCGCTATCCGCACCAATCAGGACTATTTTCCTCATGGTCAGATGAAGACGAGCGCGCCGTGACCGATGCCATAACCAGTATGTCCATCACACGCTATGCTGAAAACTCGATCGAACTGCTATCAGGTGGCGAACAGCAACGCGTTTTCGTCGCACAGGCACTCGCACAGGAGGCGCCGATTTTATTACTCGATGAGCCAACGAATCACTTGGACATCGCTCACCAACAACAATTACTCGATACGATTCGTCAACAGGCAATTGACAAAGGACTCACAGTTATTTCGGTGTTTCACGATATCAATTTGGCTTCTTTATACTGCGATCGACTTCTCTTGATGGATAAAGGGCGGATTGCCAGAATAGGTGTGCCACAAGACGTAGTGATGGAAGAGGCAATCGAATCTGTTTACGGTGCGCGAATAAAAACACAGCCCCATCCTGAATTGCCAAAACCTCAAATTACACTGCTGCCGGATACCAAAGAGGAAATTAAGCCTTTCGCCGTTGTAAAAGAGGACTTTTCGATAGCATCGGACTTTGTTGCATTACGAACAAAATATCCGTTGAAAACCATTTCCTCCGCCGTTCATAATGCTGGAACAGGCTGGTATCGGTCGTTTGTCAATCGTCATGTTGATGCTGATTACAATGTAGACGACGTCAAAGCTGAAAATACTTCCTATCTTGAACAGCAAGGTTTTCATCTGACGGATACGGTCGGTATGATGACCGCGGTCATGACGGAGCATGCCGAAGTCGAGGAATACACAGGGGATTTCGGAACGATTCTGATTGCGGTAACAGCTGGCGTTGGTAATGCTGTCGATGTCTCGCAAGCACTCACGCGTGATCAGAAACCTCGTGTCGGTACAATCAATACATGGGTTATCGTCAATGGCCAGCTACCTGATGAAGCATTTATCCAAGCAATGATAACGGCAACAGAAGCGAAAACGAAAGCGCTTCAAATGGAATCCATAACAGATCCGCTCACAGGCACAATTGCGACAGGTACATCGACGGACAGCCTGCTAGTCGCGGCAACACAACAAGGAGAATTCCTGCCGTATGCAGGTCCGATTACGCCGCTTGGAAAACTGATTGGCCACGGAGTTTATGACTGCACTGTACGGGCAATCCGTGCCTACAAAAAGGCGAAAGGGTGGACAACTTGA
- a CDS encoding FecCD family ABC transporter permease: protein MSKSSVAYIVSAAALLVAVWLGVSIGSVKIPISTLWNAEADATATNILWKIRMPRVVLAGLVGASLAISGAAFQGLLKNPLADPYTLGVSSGASVGAVMTLFFGISIPFLGTYTLPVFSMVGAALTMFLVLGFARLVDRAMRMETIILTGIIFGSFLGSVLSLMIALTGEELRQIIGWLLGSVSMRGWNYITMILPFVVVGSFMLWLNRRELNAMLFGEERAHHLGVNVKSRKFAILIGGSILTGSAVAVSGTIGFVGLVVPHMTRLLWGSDHRHLLTLSFMNGATLLIICDLIARTIISPTELPVGVITAFIGAPVFAFIFYKQRRKGGM, encoded by the coding sequence GTGAGTAAATCCAGCGTTGCCTACATCGTTTCCGCCGCCGCACTTCTTGTGGCGGTGTGGCTCGGTGTGTCGATCGGGTCTGTGAAAATACCGATTAGTACGTTATGGAATGCGGAGGCGGATGCAACAGCTACCAATATTTTGTGGAAGATTCGTATGCCGCGTGTCGTGCTTGCCGGACTTGTTGGCGCATCGCTCGCGATTTCGGGAGCCGCTTTCCAAGGGTTGCTGAAAAATCCGCTCGCTGATCCATACACCCTCGGAGTGTCATCCGGCGCCTCGGTCGGTGCCGTTATGACGCTCTTTTTTGGTATTTCCATCCCGTTTTTAGGCACTTATACGCTTCCTGTATTCAGTATGGTTGGTGCTGCATTGACAATGTTCCTCGTTCTTGGATTTGCACGCCTCGTTGACCGAGCGATGAGAATGGAAACAATTATTTTGACTGGAATCATTTTCGGTTCGTTCCTCGGTTCTGTGCTATCACTTATGATAGCGCTCACAGGGGAAGAGTTGCGTCAAATTATTGGTTGGCTACTCGGCAGTGTATCAATGCGGGGATGGAATTATATTACGATGATTTTGCCATTCGTCGTCGTAGGTTCATTCATGCTGTGGCTGAATCGCCGCGAATTAAATGCGATGTTATTTGGAGAAGAACGAGCGCATCATTTAGGTGTCAACGTCAAAAGCCGTAAGTTTGCCATTCTGATTGGTGGATCCATCCTGACAGGTTCGGCAGTCGCGGTGTCCGGCACAATTGGCTTTGTTGGTCTAGTCGTTCCGCATATGACGCGACTTCTTTGGGGATCTGATCATCGCCATCTCCTGACATTATCGTTCATGAACGGTGCAACGTTGCTCATCATTTGCGACTTAATTGCACGGACAATCATTTCGCCGACAGAACTTCCGGTCGGTGTCATCACAGCGTTTATCGGTGCACCCGTATTTGCATTTATCTTCTATAAACAACGGAGGAAAGGAGGCATGTGA
- a CDS encoding ABC transporter substrate-binding protein has product MKKIWQLGLTAFLAVFLLAACGTAATPDKPKVDGTPEAEVVKADFPLTLTDSVGNEITLETAPATIVSMVPSNTEILFELGLGDAIVGVNDYDDYPAEALKKEKIGGQDFNVEKIVSMNPEIVFAHESGLGKGKEGLQQIRDAGIPVFVVKNAASFEETYTTIETIGQATGKTVEAEKIITDMKAKVEDVLAKLVTVDNKKTVFVETSPEPNIYTPGKNTFMDQMLEMIGAENIAADQEDWFMIAPEEIINRNPDVIIVLYDYIETAVADVYARPGFDTITAIKEKAVVQVKENITSRTGPRLAEGLEEIAKAIYPEAFGE; this is encoded by the coding sequence AAAAGATTTGGCAATTAGGATTAACGGCATTTTTGGCAGTATTCTTGCTCGCAGCATGTGGAACAGCTGCTACACCAGATAAGCCGAAAGTAGATGGAACACCGGAAGCGGAAGTGGTCAAAGCTGACTTCCCGCTTACGCTAACGGACTCGGTTGGCAATGAAATTACCCTGGAAACTGCACCGGCAACAATCGTTTCTATGGTGCCAAGCAACACGGAAATATTGTTTGAACTAGGTCTTGGGGATGCGATTGTCGGCGTCAATGACTACGATGATTATCCAGCAGAAGCACTTAAAAAAGAGAAAATCGGCGGCCAGGATTTCAACGTCGAAAAAATCGTTTCCATGAACCCTGAAATTGTTTTTGCACATGAATCAGGACTTGGAAAAGGCAAAGAAGGACTGCAACAAATCCGCGATGCAGGAATCCCAGTCTTTGTTGTGAAAAATGCAGCGAGTTTCGAAGAAACGTACACAACGATTGAAACAATCGGTCAAGCGACTGGTAAAACAGTAGAAGCAGAAAAAATCATTACGGACATGAAAGCAAAAGTAGAAGATGTATTGGCGAAATTAGTAACAGTCGACAATAAAAAAACAGTTTTTGTTGAAACATCACCTGAGCCAAACATTTACACACCAGGAAAAAATACATTTATGGATCAAATGCTAGAAATGATTGGTGCTGAAAATATTGCTGCTGATCAGGAAGACTGGTTTATGATAGCTCCGGAAGAAATTATTAACCGTAATCCGGATGTAATTATCGTGTTGTATGATTATATCGAAACGGCAGTTGCAGACGTTTATGCACGCCCAGGTTTCGATACGATTACAGCAATTAAAGAAAAAGCTGTTGTTCAAGTTAAAGAGAATATCACTAGCCGTACAGGCCCCCGCCTTGCTGAAGGGCTTGAAGAAATAGCAAAAGCCATCTACCCTGAGGCTTTCGGTGAGTAA